One genomic segment of Erysipelotrichaceae bacterium 66202529 includes these proteins:
- a CDS encoding DUF2815 family protein has translation MNKNVKTANPMKVITGPDTRWSYANVWEPKSINGGTPKYSVSLIIPKSDTKTVAKIEAAIEAAYKEGESKLKGNGKSVPALSVLKTPLRDGDLERPDDPAYANAYFVNANATSAPGVVDVDRNPILTRSEVYSGVYGRASISFYAFNSSGNKGIACGLNNLQKVRDGEPLGGKSSAESDFATEEAEDFLD, from the coding sequence ATGAATAAGAATGTAAAAACTGCAAATCCCATGAAGGTTATCACTGGGCCTGACACCCGTTGGAGCTATGCCAACGTCTGGGAGCCTAAATCTATCAATGGCGGCACTCCGAAATACAGTGTCAGCCTTATCATCCCGAAGTCTGACACAAAGACTGTCGCTAAAATCGAAGCCGCCATCGAGGCAGCCTATAAGGAAGGCGAAAGCAAGCTCAAGGGTAATGGCAAGTCCGTACCGGCACTATCTGTTTTGAAGACTCCGCTGCGTGACGGCGACCTGGAACGCCCGGATGACCCTGCTTATGCAAATGCCTACTTTGTAAACGCCAATGCGACCTCTGCTCCTGGCGTCGTAGATGTAGACCGCAATCCTATCTTGACTCGTTCCGAGGTTTACTCTGGAGTATACGGTCGTGCAAGTATCAGCTTCTATGCCTTCAACAGTTCTGGCAACAAGGGCATCGCCTGCGGCCTTAACAATCTGCAGAAGGTGCGTGATGGAGAGCCTCTTGGTGGTAAGTCCAGCGCTGAGTCTGATTTCGCAACGGAGGAAGCCGAGGATTTTCTTGACTAA